In Oryza brachyantha chromosome 1, ObraRS2, whole genome shotgun sequence, the following are encoded in one genomic region:
- the LOC102701132 gene encoding uncharacterized protein At1g51745, with protein MGSCAGADSEWPGGVTGPDAEVGALVWVRRRNGSWWPGRILGGGELPENCVVPPRSSGTPIKLLGRPDGSIDWYNLEKSKRVKPFRCGEYEECIEKAKAQARLHKRAYNEGKYVRREDAIMHALELERARFPNEYDTDEHVTSSPVFESQNSYCAKSKNINGLNKRSSRAAKDLCDIEEESAKGLSEALTLYKQPQNVSSSSTRYASSSRKKQKASNDFEDETVQGSRRMRDLREIGSTKNPKHSSYVLNGHCDLPLLESASFGYSLSGTNGIKVDQKSHSSTKRKRSNIGQAYENSRKKDRRRPLSKLCKDSAVAVPAYSHWDPSGHSSEQFSGGKMSNPFESTRGKFGFPVDVNNYSSGASSVETLLDASCTNHNAAAKAISVKDAEVSCIPGFLNDDCSDGDELFDAPLVMEEDDFPEEGHLHKYESCVSLKGQISKPRKQTAEYSEVGIPSPHDHRSSKKKSISSVHLRTQENKGSNLLAQHGRTTKRQALDSDAVRVDARVASAFCKPPELENDMQLAIVPADGCAGTLEQQYYGSRPEHDESSETISNRSQSEKGAPSSPYYGLPLQVIPPEQKPGLEPSSPHLVKPIKSQWTEFKLYEVELAVQGSYKGHRVPLVSLMSKWNGKPIVGYPVPVEVLEDSSRASQDDLHPATSSLNHLLKRSEPTEPRQARSSHSSRSASRPKPSGKKKISDHDMDKSWRPHTKKSASSPRKMRRLSSFASSRRDSTSRKPVVGKIGGPTIACIPLRLVFSRINEALSFPVRPENPT; from the exons CGACTGGTATAATCTTGAGAAGTCTAAGCGTGTGAAGCCATTCCGATGTGGAGAGTATGAGGAGTGTATAGAAAAAGCAAAGGCTCAAGCTCGTCTGCATAAGAGGGCATACAATGAAGGGAAGTATGTCCGCAGAGAAGATGCTATTATGCATGCTCTTGAACTTGAAAGGGCTCGCTTTCCAAATGAATATGATACTGATGAGCATGTTACTAGCAGTCCAGTATTTGAATCCCAAAACAGCTATTGtgcaaaatctaaaaatataaatgggcTCAATAAAAGATCATCTCGCGCTGCAAAGGATCTGTGTGATATTGAAGAGGAGTCAGCCAAAGGTTTGTCTGAGGCCTTAACATTGTATAAACAGCCACAAAATGTGTCCTCTTCAAGCACTAGGTATGCTTCATCATCAAGGAAGAAACAGAAGGCATCAAATGATTTTGAGGATGAAACAGTTCAAGGATCCCGACGCATGAGAGACCTTAGGGAGATTGGATCAACAAAGAATCCCAAACATAGTTCATACGTCCTAAATGGGCACTGTGATCTACCACTTCTTGAAAGTGCAAGCTTTGGTTATAGCTTGTCTGGTACCAACGGGATAAAAGTTGATCAGAAGTCTCATTCGTCAACAAAAAGGAAACGCTCCAATATTGGCCAAGCTTATGAAAATTCAAGGAAGAAAGATAGGCGTCGCCCTTTGTCGAAGTTATGTAAAGATTCAGCAGTAGCAGTTCCAGCATATAGTCACTGGGACCCTTCAGGGCATTCTTCTGAACAGTTCTCAGGAGGCAAAATGTCCAATCCTTTTGAATCAACTAGGGGGAAATTTGGTTTTCCAGTGGATGTGAATAATTATAGCTCAGGAGCTTCAAGTGTGGAGACTTTATTAGATGCATCATGCACAAATCATAATGCTGCTGCCAAGGCAATTTCAGTTAAGGATGCAGAAGTCTCATGCATTCCTGGGTTTCTCAATGATGATTGTTCTGATGGTGATGAACTTTTCGATGCTCCCCTTGTTATGGAAGAAGATGATTTCCCGGAAGAAG GACATCTGCATAAATATGAATCGTGTGTATCACTAAAGGGACAGATCTCAAAACCCAGGAAGCAAACTGCTGAATATAGTGAAGTGGGCATACCTTCACCTCATGATCACAGAAGTTCTAAGAAGAAAAGCATAAGCTCTGTTCATTTGAGAACACAAGAAAACAAGGGCAGTAATTTGTTGGCGCAACATGGCAGAACAACAAAAAGGCAAGCATTAGACAGCGATGCTGTTAGGGTGGATGCCAGGGTTGCGAGTGCTTTCTGTAAGCCCCCTGAACTTGAGAACGATATGCAACTTGCGATAGTTCCTGCTGATGGTTGTGCCGGTACTTTGGAGCAACAATATTATGGAAGTCGACCCGAGCATGATGAATCATCTGAAACTATAAGCAACCGCTCACAGTCAGAAAAGGGTGCACCATCTTCCCCATATTATGGGCTGCCACTTCAAGTAATACCACCTGAACAGAAACCTGGCCTGGAACCTTCTAGTCCCCATTTAGTAAAGCCAATCAAGAGTCAGTGGACAGAGTTTAAGCTATATGAAGTAGAATTGGCCGTTCAAGGAAGCTACAAGGGCCACCGTGTGCCTCTTGTCTCTCTCATGAGTAAATGGAATGGTAAACCAATTGTCGGTTACCCTGTACCAGTGGAGGTTTTGGAAGATAGTTCTAGGGCAAGCCAAGATGATCTGCACCCTGCAACTAGCAGTCTTAACCACTTGCTGAAGAGGAGCGAACCTACAGAACCACGGCAAGCAAGATCGTCGCATTCATCAAGATCTGCATCAAGACCGAAACCGAGTGGTAAGAAAAAGATTTCGGACCATGATATGGACAAGTCGTGGCGGCCACACACAAAGAAATCAGCCTCTTCACCAAGGAAAATGCGGAGGCTCTCATCTTTCGCCAGCAGTCGAAGAGACAGTACAAGCAGGAAGCCCGTAGTTGGGAAAATCGGTGGACCTACTATCGCGTGCATTCCGCTCCGACTTGTTTTCAGTAGGATCAATGAAGCTTTGAGTTTTCCAGTGAGACCAGAAAACCCTACATGA
- the LOC102704286 gene encoding ras-related protein RIC1 translates to MNPEYDYLFKLLLIGDSGVGKSCLLLRFADDSYLESYISTIGVDFKIRTVEQDEKTIKLQIWDTAGQERFRTITSSYYRGAHGIIVVYDVTDQESFNNVKQWLNEIDRYASENVNKLLVGNKCDLAEKRVVSYEAGKALADEIGIPFLETSAKDATNVEKAFMTMAGEIKNRMASQPATNASKPATVQMRGQPVAQQSSCCS, encoded by the exons ATGAATCCCGAGTA TGACTACCTCTTCAAGCTCCTGCTCATCGGAGACTCCGGCGTGGGGAAGTCTTGCCTGCTTCTGAGGTTTGCG GATGATTCATATCTGGAGAGCTATATCAGTACTATCGGTGTTGATTTC AAAATTCGTACCGTCGAGCAAGATGAGAAGACAATAAAGCTGCAAATT TGGGATACTGCTGGTCAAGAGCGATTCAGGACCATTACGAGCAGCTACTACCGTGGTGCCCACGGGATCATT GTTGTTTATGATGTGACTGATCAGGAGAGCTTCAACAATGTCAAGCAGTGGCTGAATGAAATTGACAGGTATGCCAGTGAAAATGTGAACAAGCTTTTGGTGGGAAACAAATGTGATCTAGCGGAGAAGAGAGTGGTTTCTTATGAGGCCGGCAag GCCCTTGCTGATGAGATTGGAATACCATTCTTGGAGACCAGTGCGAAGGATGCGACAAATGTGGAGAAGGCATTCATGACCATGGCAGGAGAGATAAAGAACAG AATGGCGAGCCAACCTGCTACAAATGCAAGCAAGCCTGCAACTGTGCAAATGCGAGGTCAACCTGTTGCCCAGCAAAGCAGCTGCTGCTCTTGA